One Betta splendens chromosome 16, fBetSpl5.4, whole genome shotgun sequence genomic window carries:
- the eva1ba gene encoding eva-1 homolog Ba → MDAKKKEMDLLSNSIAAYAHIKANPESFGLYFVLGVCFGLVLTLCLLVIRISCKPRTNVAPSTPEKKQPKGVTEEDEESEDDEDEEQVEVDTPVPLPSAAVPLGNGTSQSDGTLSVNVFTSAEELERAQRLEERERIIREIWRNGQPDVLGTGTGTIGRVHYY, encoded by the exons ATGGATGCGAAGAAAAAGGAAATGGATCTCCTGAGCAACAGTATAGCTGCATATGCACATATTAAAG CAAACCCAGAGAGCTTCGGCCTGTACTTTGTGCTCGGCGTGTGTTTCGGCCTGGTGCTGACCCTCTGCCTCCTCGTCATCCGTATCTCCTGCAAGCCGCGCACCAACGTCGCCCCATCCACGCCCGAAAAGAAGCAGCCGAAGGGcgtcacagaggaggacgaggagagcgaggacgatgaagacgaggagcaggtggaggtggacacGCCCGTGCCGCTGCCCAGCGCCGCCGTGCCGCTGGGCAACGGCACCAGCCAGTCGGACGGGACGCTGAGCGTGAACGTGTTCACCTCGGCTGAGGAGCTGGAACGGGCACAGCGgctggaggagcgggagcgCATCATACGCGAGATCTGGAGGAACGGCCAGCCTGATGTCCTGGGCACAGGAACGGGAACCATTGGACGGGTGCACTACTACTAA
- the sh3d21 gene encoding SH3 domain-containing protein 21 isoform X1: MEVLVLVDFEGTMADELIVKAGDVVQNVTKASEEGWLQGEIRGKRGLVPASFVKEVPSELTGGTMREPRSLRKPKATKQPRKCQVEYAYSPMNADEMELVVGETIEILKEIEDGWWMGMKNGKVGAFPSNFVKEIVVNKENKPNDVKGRSKLSNVVFNKELSHKASVRNKQKNVVEYCHAMFDYKAKTEDELDLKKGDVVVILKKETEDEGWWEGELNGRCGFFPDNFVMVIPPTDSLQFGTTTQLPARSNSKKLSDVSAMETCKGGPAKAKDDKTDGRDMRSIPPTKVKLPCIIKPSPPPVKDKPNRGIAKTNGDVPPSSPKPTEEKEEKDQFDGLDVQTEKLSHPTANRAKPPQRRPPSGLVTGVHFAEDHTEAEKKPQTTKLSGLQKGTENLALSPAKSESQAKTPPPVRPTPPKVAVDGKAATSNNEPTMESLQAEIKELRMALELLQTRHEQDMQEVKAELREEKDKRLTLQDEVSCLKMKH; this comes from the exons ATGG aggtgctggtgctggtagACTTCGAGGGCACCATGGCAGACGAGCTCATAGTGAAGGCAGGGGACGTGGTCCAAAACGTCACCAAGGCCAGCGAGGAGGGATGGCTGCAGGGGGAGATTAGAGGAAAGAGAGGCCTTGTCCCTGCCAGCTTTGTCAAG GAAGTGCCATCAGAGTTAACAGGTGGCACCATGAGGGAACCACGGAGCCTTCGAAAAC caaaggcaactaaACAGCCGAGGAAATGCCAAGTAGAATACGCTTACAGTCCCATGAATGCAGATGAGATGGAGCTGGTGGTTGGCGAGACGATAGAAATCCTCAAAGAG ATTGAAGATGGTTGGTGGATGGGGATGAAAAATGGCAAAGTTGGAGCATTTCCATCAAATTTTGTCAAGGAAATTGTTGTTAATAAAG AAAACAAGCCCAATGACGTCAAGGGAAGATCCAAGTTGTCTAATGTAGTATTTAATAAGGAG CTCTCTCACAAAGCAAGTgtgaggaacaaacaaaaaaatg TGGTGGAATATTGTCATGCCATGTTTGACTACAAAGCCAAGACAGAAGATGAGTTGGATTTGAAAAAGGGCGATGTTGTTGTGATACTGAAAAAG GAAACAGAAGATGAAGGCTGGTGGGAGGGAGAGCTGAACGGGCGCTGCGGCTTTTTTCCTGACAACTTTGTCATGGTGATACCACCAACAGACAGCCTACAA TTTGGGACCACGACCCAGCTTCCTGCGCGCAGCAACAGCAAGAAGTTATCAG ACGTTTCAGCAATGGAAACGTGTAAGGGTGGACCAGCAAAGGCGAAAG atgataaaacagaTGGTAGAGACATGAGAAGCATTCCCCCAACCAAAGTCAAGCTGCCATGCATCATCAAGCCCAGCCCACCTCCAGTCAAAGACAAACCTAACAGAGGCATAGCCAA AACCAACGGGGATGTGCCTCCTTCCTCACCAAAGCCAacggaggagaaagaggagaaggatcAGTTTGATGGGCTGGATGTGCAGACTGAAAAGCTGAGCCACCCTACAGCCAACAGAGCCAAGCCCCCACAGAGGCGGCCACCATCAGGCCTGGTCACAGGAGTACAT TTTGCCGAAGaccacacagaagcagaaaaaaagccaCAAACAACAAAATTGTCTGGCTTACAAAAG GGTACAGAAAATCTTGCCTTATCACCTGCAAAGTCTGAGTCTCAAGCCAAGACACCGCCTCCAGTTCGACCGACCCCACCCAAAGTAGCTGTGGATGGCAAAGCTGCAACCAGTAATAATGAGCCAACTATGGAAAGCCTGCAGGCTGAGATCAAAGAGCTAAGGATGGCTCTGGAGCTGCTACAGACACGACATGA GCAAGACATGCAGGAAGTGAAAGCGGAACTcagagaagagaaagacaaaagGCTGACGCTGCAG GACGAAGTCAGCTGCTTAAAGATGAAGCATTAA
- the sh3d21 gene encoding SH3 domain-containing protein 21 isoform X2: MEVLVLVDFEGTMADELIVKAGDVVQNVTKASEEGWLQGEIRGKRGLVPASFVKEVPSELTGGTMREPRSLRKPKATKQPRKCQVEYAYSPMNADEMELVVGETIEILKEIEDGWWMGMKNGKVGAFPSNFVKEIVVNKENKPNDVKGRSKLSNVVFNKELSHKASVRNKQKNVVEYCHAMFDYKAKTEDELDLKKGDVVVILKKETEDEGWWEGELNGRCGFFPDNFVMVIPPTDSLQFGTTTQLPARSNSKKLSDDKTDGRDMRSIPPTKVKLPCIIKPSPPPVKDKPNRGIAKTNGDVPPSSPKPTEEKEEKDQFDGLDVQTEKLSHPTANRAKPPQRRPPSGLVTGVHFAEDHTEAEKKPQTTKLSGLQKGTENLALSPAKSESQAKTPPPVRPTPPKVAVDGKAATSNNEPTMESLQAEIKELRMALELLQTRHEQDMQEVKAELREEKDKRLTLQDEVSCLKMKH; this comes from the exons ATGG aggtgctggtgctggtagACTTCGAGGGCACCATGGCAGACGAGCTCATAGTGAAGGCAGGGGACGTGGTCCAAAACGTCACCAAGGCCAGCGAGGAGGGATGGCTGCAGGGGGAGATTAGAGGAAAGAGAGGCCTTGTCCCTGCCAGCTTTGTCAAG GAAGTGCCATCAGAGTTAACAGGTGGCACCATGAGGGAACCACGGAGCCTTCGAAAAC caaaggcaactaaACAGCCGAGGAAATGCCAAGTAGAATACGCTTACAGTCCCATGAATGCAGATGAGATGGAGCTGGTGGTTGGCGAGACGATAGAAATCCTCAAAGAG ATTGAAGATGGTTGGTGGATGGGGATGAAAAATGGCAAAGTTGGAGCATTTCCATCAAATTTTGTCAAGGAAATTGTTGTTAATAAAG AAAACAAGCCCAATGACGTCAAGGGAAGATCCAAGTTGTCTAATGTAGTATTTAATAAGGAG CTCTCTCACAAAGCAAGTgtgaggaacaaacaaaaaaatg TGGTGGAATATTGTCATGCCATGTTTGACTACAAAGCCAAGACAGAAGATGAGTTGGATTTGAAAAAGGGCGATGTTGTTGTGATACTGAAAAAG GAAACAGAAGATGAAGGCTGGTGGGAGGGAGAGCTGAACGGGCGCTGCGGCTTTTTTCCTGACAACTTTGTCATGGTGATACCACCAACAGACAGCCTACAA TTTGGGACCACGACCCAGCTTCCTGCGCGCAGCAACAGCAAGAAGTTATCAG atgataaaacagaTGGTAGAGACATGAGAAGCATTCCCCCAACCAAAGTCAAGCTGCCATGCATCATCAAGCCCAGCCCACCTCCAGTCAAAGACAAACCTAACAGAGGCATAGCCAA AACCAACGGGGATGTGCCTCCTTCCTCACCAAAGCCAacggaggagaaagaggagaaggatcAGTTTGATGGGCTGGATGTGCAGACTGAAAAGCTGAGCCACCCTACAGCCAACAGAGCCAAGCCCCCACAGAGGCGGCCACCATCAGGCCTGGTCACAGGAGTACAT TTTGCCGAAGaccacacagaagcagaaaaaaagccaCAAACAACAAAATTGTCTGGCTTACAAAAG GGTACAGAAAATCTTGCCTTATCACCTGCAAAGTCTGAGTCTCAAGCCAAGACACCGCCTCCAGTTCGACCGACCCCACCCAAAGTAGCTGTGGATGGCAAAGCTGCAACCAGTAATAATGAGCCAACTATGGAAAGCCTGCAGGCTGAGATCAAAGAGCTAAGGATGGCTCTGGAGCTGCTACAGACACGACATGA GCAAGACATGCAGGAAGTGAAAGCGGAACTcagagaagagaaagacaaaagGCTGACGCTGCAG GACGAAGTCAGCTGCTTAAAGATGAAGCATTAA